One window from the genome of Solea solea chromosome 13, fSolSol10.1, whole genome shotgun sequence encodes:
- the LOC131471479 gene encoding extracellular matrix protein 1-like: MGSLWPLFCSTVLLLVSLSSAFSDEQREVTFDLDMQDLEGPDPMDMLQRVVEPEFDLSKLLNGVFRPTALTPGEHKPHLNPRSNGGPPSLDYPVQFPLARPTLDNLDAICLHSDRRPRYPDSYFPASGFGQLKRKASAVNKAESWFGSCCERNQTRQRPREVTLCCVTKAWEMSVKSFCEEDSSVKNRVYHCCHIRGSNMLTCFNNNAQNPNYEATEEIPLPPLHSNARFNFNPNSCPRTVMTPRENRGEEKPPPASPKTNINFPPGQPTAETIESVCHNQKLRPLYSMCLSGSGNELLSRQAKTVNRIERGFKLCCKKKKKDVLNCAQHKWHDELNKFCSIKKGGKLDFQCCLNGDEYNQHTCFQNISPDPYYNKTIEDVTLDKICATHKIIKKKFPVGVPLKGFVDQCCPLSEEELGICTMQKLKEVSSSVCSSGRASSPAVRRCCRMPAQEIPQCISKLLLDAISKATKLSQKRRKKICLIS, encoded by the exons GACATGCAAG ATCTAGAAGGACCAGATCCAATGGACATGCTGCAGAGAGTGGTGGAGCCAGAGTTTGATCTCTCTAAGCTCCTCAATG GGGTTTTCAGACCGACGGCTCTGACACCAGGAGAAC ACAAACCACATCTGAACCCTCGTTCCAATGGCGGTCCTCCCAGTCTGGACTACCCCGTTCAGTTTCCTCTCGCCCGCCCGACCCTCGACAATCTCGACGCCATCTGTCTCCACAGTGACCGTCGTCCTCGCTACCCAGACTCTTACTTTCCTGCCTCTGGGTTTGGTCAGCTGAAGCGTAAGGCCAGTGCTGTTAATAAGGCAGAGTCCTGGTTTGGCTCATGCTGTGAGAGGAACCAGACGAGGCAGAGGCCGAGGGAAGTGACATTATGTTGTGTCACAAAAGCA TGGGAGATGTCGGTCAAGTCTTTCTGTGAGGAGGATTCATCAGTGAAGAACCGTGTGTATCACTGCTGCCATATAAGAGGCAGCAACATGCTCACCTGCTTCAACAACAATGCTCAAAACCCAAACTATGAAGCAACAGAAGAGATCCCGCTGCCACCACTGCACTCTAATGCCAGATTCAACTTCAACCCCAACAGTTGTCCAAG GACAGTGATGACTCCAAGAGAAAACCGAGGAGAGGAGAAGCCTCCACCTGCTTCCCCAAAAACTAACATCAACTTTCCTCCTGGACAACCCACTGCAGAGACCATTGAATCAGTGTGTCACAACCAGAAGCTGCGTCCCCTCTATAGTATGTGCCTGTCAGGTTCTGGCAATGAGTTGTTGTCACGTCAGGCGAAGACCGTTAATCGCATTGAGAGGGGATTCAAACTGTgctgcaagaagaagaagaaggatgtGCTTAACTGTGCCCAACACAAG tgGCATGATGAGCTTAACAAGTTTTGCTCGATTAAGAAGGGTGGAAAGCTGGATTTCCaatgctgtttgaatggtgacGAATATAATCAACACACCTGCTTCCAAAACATTTCCCCTGACCCTTACTATAATAAGACCATAGAGGATGTCACTCTTGACAAAATCTGTGCCACTCACAAGATCATCAAGAAGAA ATTCCCTGTGGGTGTTCCTCTCAAAGGCTTTGTTGATCAATGCTGCCCCCTGTCGGAAGAAGAGCTCGGCATTTGCACCATGCAAAAG CTTAAGGAAGTATCAAGCTCTGTGTGTTCCTCTGGAAGAGCCTCTTCTCCAGCTGTCCGTCGCTGTTGCCGCATGCCTGCGCAAGAAATCCCCCAGTGTATCTCTAAACTTCTCTTGGATGCCATCAGCAAAGCAACTAAACTCtcacagaagaggaggaagaaaattTGCCTAATCTCCTAA